Proteins from one Amycolatopsis benzoatilytica AK 16/65 genomic window:
- the ehuA gene encoding ectoine/hydroxyectoine ABC transporter ATP-binding protein EhuA — MIRFDRVVKTFGPVTVLRDLDFTVQPGEFVSLIGPSGSGKTTILRLLMTLEKVDGGRIDVGGQPLSHMSRRGKLVPADEKYLRVARRRIGMVFQQFNLFPNMRVRQNITEAPIRALGLSKADADARATELLEMVGLADKADAHPTQLSGGQQQRVAIARALAMRPEVLLLDEVTSALDPELVAEVLRVLRDIASTTDITILCVTHEMQFARDVSDRVMMFDHGRVLEDAPPDKLFTAPEHQRTKEFLRAVIDRE; from the coding sequence ATGATCCGGTTCGACCGGGTGGTGAAGACCTTCGGCCCGGTCACCGTCCTGCGCGACCTGGATTTCACTGTGCAGCCAGGAGAATTCGTCTCGCTGATCGGCCCGAGCGGTTCCGGCAAGACGACCATCCTGCGGCTGCTGATGACCTTGGAGAAGGTCGACGGCGGCCGGATCGACGTCGGCGGTCAGCCGCTGAGTCACATGTCCCGGCGCGGCAAGCTCGTCCCGGCGGACGAGAAGTACCTGCGCGTCGCCCGGCGGCGGATCGGGATGGTGTTCCAGCAGTTCAACCTGTTCCCGAACATGCGGGTACGGCAGAACATCACCGAGGCCCCGATCCGCGCGCTCGGACTGTCCAAAGCGGACGCTGACGCGCGCGCGACCGAACTGCTCGAAATGGTCGGTCTCGCGGACAAGGCGGACGCGCACCCGACACAGCTTTCCGGCGGCCAGCAGCAGCGCGTCGCGATCGCCCGCGCATTGGCGATGCGGCCGGAAGTGCTGCTGCTGGACGAGGTCACCTCGGCGCTGGACCCCGAATTGGTCGCCGAGGTGCTCCGGGTGCTCCGCGACATCGCGTCCACCACCGACATCACCATTCTCTGCGTGACCCACGAGATGCAGTTCGCGCGGGACGTGTCGGACCGGGTGATGATGTTCGACCACGGCCGGGTGCTGGAGGACGCGCCGCCGGACAAGCTGTTCACCGCGCCGGAACACCAGCGCACCAAGGAATTCTTGCGCGCGGTGATCGATCGGGAGTGA
- a CDS encoding cysteine hydrolase family protein: MTTALLLIDVQQGFDDAAFWGPRNNPDAEANIKALLHAWQDRRDPVVLVHHDSVKPGSPLRPGQPGNDFKPELDGARPDLVFGKNVNSAFLGDVDLDAWFKTRGVTSFVLAGIQTNFCCETTARMGGNLGYDVTFALDATFTFDLAGPDGTVLTADELSRATATNLHGGGFATVRSTKEILASGDAG, from the coding sequence ATGACCACCGCACTTCTGCTGATCGACGTCCAGCAAGGCTTCGATGACGCCGCGTTCTGGGGACCGCGCAACAACCCGGACGCGGAGGCGAACATCAAGGCGCTTCTGCATGCCTGGCAGGACCGGCGCGACCCGGTCGTGCTCGTGCACCACGACTCGGTCAAGCCCGGTTCGCCGCTGCGGCCCGGCCAGCCGGGCAACGACTTCAAGCCGGAACTCGACGGCGCACGGCCGGACCTGGTGTTCGGCAAGAACGTGAACTCGGCCTTCCTCGGCGACGTCGACCTGGACGCCTGGTTCAAGACCCGCGGCGTCACGAGCTTCGTGCTGGCCGGGATCCAGACGAACTTCTGCTGCGAAACCACCGCGCGGATGGGCGGAAATCTCGGTTACGACGTGACGTTCGCACTCGACGCCACGTTCACCTTCGACCTGGCGGGCCCGGACGGCACGGTCCTGACCGCGGACGAGCTGAGCCGGGCGACCGCGACGAACCTGCACGGCGGCGGGTTCGCGACTGTCCGGTCCACCAAGGAAATCCTCGCGAGCGGCGACGCCGGCTAG
- a CDS encoding GlxA family transcriptional regulator, translating to MRTIGVLLLPGSRMFDLAVIAEVWAQDRTDSGIGPFTVRICAPGRDRTQVSPFGEVAATHGLSGLSGCDLVLAPGRDNPLAEVPAAAQAALRRARRSGATVAALCSGAFTLAAAGLLDGRPATTHWRDLDALAAVAPSADLRRDVLFTEQDGVLTSAGVVGGLDLCLHLVRRDHGADVATRLARRLVMPPVREGGQRQYAESPLPASSSRPGISSTMDWALARLADDIGVPDLVAHAGMSPRTFHREFSAAAGSTPGRWLLVQRVHHAQRLLETTDLPVERVAERAGLGSAANLRRRLRAEVGVGPDSYRRTFRSPSAGVTVGAWASTSTSW from the coding sequence ATGCGTACGATCGGGGTGCTGCTCCTGCCCGGCAGCCGGATGTTCGACCTGGCGGTGATCGCCGAGGTGTGGGCGCAGGACCGGACCGACAGCGGTATCGGCCCGTTCACGGTGCGGATCTGCGCGCCCGGCCGAGACCGTACCCAGGTGTCGCCGTTCGGTGAAGTCGCCGCCACCCATGGCCTTTCCGGGCTGAGCGGCTGCGATCTCGTCCTGGCCCCCGGCCGCGACAACCCGCTCGCCGAAGTCCCGGCCGCCGCCCAAGCCGCCCTCCGCCGCGCCCGCCGCTCCGGCGCGACGGTCGCCGCCCTGTGCTCCGGCGCCTTCACTCTCGCCGCCGCCGGGCTGCTCGACGGCCGCCCGGCGACCACGCACTGGCGAGACCTCGACGCGCTCGCCGCTGTCGCGCCGTCCGCCGACCTCCGCCGGGATGTCTTGTTCACCGAACAAGACGGCGTCCTCACGTCCGCTGGTGTGGTCGGCGGCCTCGACCTCTGCCTGCACCTGGTCCGCCGCGACCACGGGGCCGACGTCGCCACCCGGCTGGCCCGCCGTCTCGTCATGCCGCCGGTCCGGGAAGGCGGCCAGCGGCAGTACGCGGAATCTCCCTTGCCCGCCAGCTCTTCCCGGCCCGGCATCTCGTCCACTATGGACTGGGCGCTGGCCCGCCTCGCCGACGACATCGGCGTGCCCGACCTGGTCGCGCACGCCGGAATGAGCCCGCGCACCTTCCACCGCGAGTTCAGCGCCGCCGCCGGCAGCACGCCCGGCCGGTGGCTGCTGGTCCAGCGTGTGCACCACGCGCAGCGATTGCTGGAGACCACCGACCTGCCGGTCGAACGGGTCGCCGAACGCGCCGGGCTGGGCAGCGCCGCGAACCTCCGGCGCCGGCTCCGCGCGGAGGTCGGCGTCGGCCCGGATTCCTACCGGCGGACTTTCCGTTCCCCGTCCGCCGGGGTTACCGTCGGAGCATGGGCGAGTACGAGCACCTCTTGGTGA
- a CDS encoding enoyl-CoA hydratase-related protein → MGEYEHLLVKRDGDTVTITMNRAARRNSLSAEHLGELLAAFREAGESDATGIVLAGAGPVFSAGHDFGDVAARDLMGVRELLTLCTNVMQTMESVPQVVIARVHGLATAAGCQLVASCDLAVAAESAGFALPGGKGGWFCHTPAVPVARAIGRKRLMELALTGDVIDAATALDWGLVNRVVPDDELDTAVADLLARATRGSRASKAMGKQTLYAQLDRPEADAYAIAVEVMASASQLPGAREGMAAFLEKRKPAWTD, encoded by the coding sequence ATGGGCGAGTACGAGCACCTCTTGGTGAAGCGCGACGGCGACACGGTCACCATCACGATGAACCGCGCCGCACGGCGCAATTCGCTGTCCGCCGAGCACCTCGGCGAACTGCTGGCGGCGTTTCGCGAGGCGGGCGAGTCCGACGCGACCGGCATTGTCCTCGCCGGTGCCGGACCGGTGTTCTCCGCCGGACACGACTTCGGCGACGTCGCCGCCCGGGACCTGATGGGCGTGCGCGAACTGCTCACCCTGTGCACGAACGTCATGCAGACGATGGAATCGGTCCCGCAGGTGGTCATCGCGCGGGTGCACGGCCTGGCCACCGCGGCGGGCTGCCAGCTGGTGGCGTCCTGCGACCTGGCCGTTGCCGCCGAGTCCGCCGGCTTCGCCCTCCCCGGCGGCAAGGGCGGCTGGTTCTGCCACACCCCCGCGGTGCCGGTAGCCCGCGCGATCGGCCGGAAACGATTGATGGAACTGGCCCTGACCGGCGACGTCATCGACGCCGCGACGGCGCTGGACTGGGGCCTGGTCAACCGCGTCGTCCCGGACGACGAGCTGGACACGGCAGTCGCGGACCTGCTCGCCCGCGCCACTCGCGGCAGCCGGGCGAGCAAGGCGATGGGCAAGCAGACGTTGTACGCGCAACTCGACCGGCCGGAAGCCGACGCGTACGCGATCGCCGTCGAAGTGATGGCGTCGGCCTCGCAGCTGCCCGGCGCGCGGGAAGGGATGGCGGCGTTCCTGGAGAAGCGCAAGCCAGCGTGGACCGACTGA
- a CDS encoding NUDIX domain-containing protein, translated as MDPIQRVASREVYRNPWMTVREDAVRRPDGSAGIYGVVDKPTYALIIPLDRDRLRLVEQFRYPLGLRRWEFPQGTAPDLAEVPPAELARRELREETGLRAAEMTELGQLDVAPGLTSQRGHVFLASGLTEGEPEREPEEQDMRTAWFSRSEVEKMISSGEITDAQTVAAYGMLLLHERG; from the coding sequence GTGGACCCCATTCAGCGTGTCGCGAGCCGCGAGGTGTATCGGAACCCCTGGATGACCGTGCGGGAGGACGCCGTCCGCCGTCCGGACGGCAGCGCCGGGATTTACGGCGTGGTCGACAAGCCGACCTACGCGCTGATCATCCCGCTCGACCGCGACCGGCTGCGGCTGGTCGAGCAGTTCCGGTACCCGCTCGGGCTGCGCCGGTGGGAGTTCCCGCAGGGCACCGCGCCGGACCTGGCCGAGGTCCCGCCCGCCGAGCTGGCCCGGCGAGAATTGCGCGAGGAAACCGGCCTGCGCGCCGCGGAAATGACCGAACTGGGCCAGCTCGACGTCGCGCCCGGGCTGACCAGCCAGCGCGGGCACGTTTTCCTGGCATCCGGCCTGACCGAAGGCGAACCGGAGCGAGAGCCGGAGGAGCAGGACATGCGGACCGCGTGGTTCAGCCGGTCCGAGGTGGAGAAGATGATCTCCTCGGGGGAAATCACCGACGCGCAGACCGTCGCGGCGTACGGGATGCTGCTGCTGCACGAACGCGGCTGA
- the nucS gene encoding endonuclease NucS, giving the protein MRLVVARCQVDYVGRLTAHLPMANRVLMVKADGSVLVHSDGGSYKPLNWMSPPCWLIEDPDVWTVQNKAGEKLVISLAEVMHDSKHELGVDPGLQKHGVEAHLQELLAEHIKTLGDGYTLVRREYPTAIGPVDIMARDANGGSVAVEIKRRGEIDGVEQLTRYLELLNRDPLLAPVQGVFAAQVIKPQARVLAEDRGIRCLVLDYDALRGTDSDEFRLF; this is encoded by the coding sequence ATGAGGCTCGTCGTCGCCCGGTGCCAGGTCGACTACGTCGGCAGGCTGACCGCGCACCTCCCGATGGCCAACCGCGTTCTGATGGTCAAGGCGGACGGCTCGGTTCTCGTGCACTCCGACGGCGGCTCGTACAAGCCGCTGAACTGGATGTCGCCGCCGTGCTGGCTGATCGAGGACCCGGACGTCTGGACGGTGCAGAACAAGGCGGGCGAGAAGCTGGTCATCAGTCTCGCCGAGGTCATGCACGATTCGAAGCACGAACTCGGGGTGGACCCGGGCCTGCAGAAGCACGGCGTCGAAGCGCACCTGCAGGAACTGCTCGCCGAGCACATCAAGACCCTGGGCGATGGCTATACCCTGGTGCGCCGCGAGTATCCGACGGCGATCGGCCCGGTCGACATCATGGCCCGCGACGCCAACGGCGGTTCGGTCGCGGTGGAGATCAAGCGCCGCGGCGAGATCGACGGAGTCGAGCAGCTGACCCGGTACCTCGAACTGCTCAACCGCGACCCGCTGCTGGCCCCGGTGCAGGGCGTGTTCGCGGCGCAGGTGATCAAGCCGCAGGCCCGGGTGCTGGCGGAGGACCGGGGAATCCGCTGCCTGGTCCTGGACTACGACGCGCTGCGCGGCACCGATTCGGACGAGTTCCGGCTGTTCTAA
- a CDS encoding sodium:solute symporter family protein gives MPFLADANLRLDASPIDYIELAFYFVLVLGIGYLARKQVSSSLDFLLSGRSLPAWVTGLAFISANLGAVEVMGMSANGVLYGLPTVHYFWIGAIPAMLFLGLVMMPFYYGSKVRSVPEFMRRRFGPGAHLVNGVSFAAAQILIAGANLFLLASVVNLLLGWPLWVSIVIAAAIVLGYTALGGLSAAIYNEVLQFFVIVVALLPLTIVGLVKVGGWQGLVDKVTHSPGGTEQLHSWPGDNLTGFGNNFLSVLGIVFGLGFVLSFGYWTTNFVEVQRAMASKSMSAARRTPIIGAFPKMLVPFIVIIPGMIAGVVVPEYLQDKGLLLQDKPASSGVTANNALLLLMRDLLPNGILGIAIAGLLASFMAGMAANLSSFNTVFTYDIWQTYVKKDKPDGYYLNLGRRTTVVATIMAIGTAFVASQSSNILTYLQDLFSFFNAPLFATFILGMFWKRMSPSAGWIGLIAGTASAITIWGLSQGGVLSLAGQGTSFVAAGTAFVVDIVVSVGVSLASQPKEEAQLVGLVYSLTPRDALKHDDTGENAGWYRKPGLLAGIVLAITIVLNIIF, from the coding sequence GTGCCGTTCCTCGCCGACGCGAACTTGCGACTCGATGCGAGTCCGATCGACTACATCGAGCTGGCGTTCTATTTCGTCCTGGTGCTCGGCATCGGCTATCTCGCCAGGAAGCAGGTGTCGAGCAGTCTCGACTTCCTGCTGTCCGGCCGGTCGCTGCCCGCCTGGGTCACCGGTCTGGCGTTCATTTCCGCGAACCTCGGCGCGGTCGAGGTCATGGGGATGTCCGCCAACGGCGTGCTCTACGGCTTGCCGACGGTCCACTACTTCTGGATCGGCGCCATCCCGGCGATGCTGTTCCTCGGCCTGGTGATGATGCCGTTCTACTACGGCTCCAAGGTCCGCAGCGTGCCGGAGTTCATGCGCCGCCGGTTCGGGCCGGGCGCGCACCTGGTCAACGGCGTCAGCTTCGCCGCCGCGCAGATCCTGATCGCCGGCGCGAACCTGTTCCTGCTGGCCAGCGTCGTGAACCTGCTGCTGGGCTGGCCGCTGTGGGTGTCCATCGTGATCGCCGCCGCGATCGTGCTCGGATACACCGCGCTGGGCGGGCTTTCGGCCGCGATCTACAACGAGGTGCTGCAGTTCTTCGTGATCGTGGTGGCGCTGCTGCCGCTCACCATCGTCGGCCTGGTCAAGGTCGGCGGCTGGCAGGGCCTGGTGGACAAGGTCACGCACAGCCCCGGCGGCACCGAGCAGCTGCATTCCTGGCCGGGCGACAACCTCACCGGCTTCGGCAACAACTTCCTGTCCGTGCTCGGCATCGTGTTCGGCCTCGGCTTCGTGCTCTCCTTCGGCTACTGGACCACGAACTTCGTCGAGGTCCAGCGCGCGATGGCGTCGAAGAGTATGTCGGCCGCGCGCCGGACGCCGATCATCGGCGCGTTCCCGAAGATGCTGGTGCCGTTCATCGTCATCATCCCCGGCATGATCGCCGGCGTGGTGGTGCCGGAGTACTTGCAGGACAAGGGACTTCTGCTGCAGGACAAGCCCGCGAGCAGCGGCGTCACCGCGAACAACGCGCTTCTGCTGCTGATGCGCGACCTGCTGCCCAACGGCATCCTCGGCATCGCGATCGCCGGTCTGCTCGCCTCGTTCATGGCCGGCATGGCGGCGAACCTCAGCTCGTTCAACACCGTGTTCACGTACGACATCTGGCAGACGTACGTGAAGAAGGACAAGCCGGACGGCTACTACCTGAACCTGGGCCGCCGCACCACGGTCGTCGCGACGATCATGGCCATCGGCACCGCGTTCGTCGCCTCGCAGTCGTCGAACATCCTGACCTACCTGCAGGATCTGTTCTCGTTCTTCAACGCGCCGCTGTTCGCCACGTTCATCCTCGGCATGTTCTGGAAGCGGATGAGCCCGTCCGCCGGCTGGATCGGCCTGATCGCCGGCACCGCGTCGGCGATCACGATCTGGGGACTGTCGCAGGGAGGGGTGCTCTCGCTGGCCGGGCAGGGCACCAGCTTCGTGGCGGCGGGCACCGCGTTCGTGGTGGACATCGTGGTGAGCGTCGGGGTTTCGCTGGCCTCGCAGCCGAAGGAGGAGGCGCAGCTGGTGGGCCTCGTTTACTCGCTCACTCCGCGGGACGCGCTCAAGCACGACGACACCGGCGAGAACGCGGGCTGGTACCGCAAGCCGGGCCTGCTGGCCGGCATCGTCCTGGCGATCACCATCGTGCTGAACATCATCTTCTGA
- the dhaK gene encoding dihydroxyacetone kinase subunit DhaK: MKKIINDPAAVVAESLRGLALAHADLLRVEDDPALVVRVDAPVAGKVAVISGGGSGHEPLHGGFVGPGMLDAAVPGPVFTSPTPDAIQAAVTAATGPAGALLIVKNYTGDVLNFETAAELAAAEDLDVRSVVIDDDVAVKDSTFTAGRRGVGGTVLLEKIVGAAAERGDSLDQVEALARKVIGQVASIGVALSAPTVPHVGEPSFDLGPDEIEFGIGIHGEPGRERIPAEPADALVARMVEAVVSDLPFESGDRVLLFTNSMGGTPQLELYLAHGIAERLLAERGIVVERRLVGPYITSLEMQGISLTLLKLDDELTQLWDAPVRTPALRWGI; encoded by the coding sequence ATGAAGAAGATCATCAACGATCCGGCGGCCGTCGTCGCCGAATCGCTCAGAGGGCTCGCGCTCGCGCACGCCGATCTGCTGCGAGTGGAGGATGATCCGGCTCTGGTGGTGCGCGTGGACGCGCCGGTGGCGGGCAAGGTCGCGGTGATCTCCGGCGGCGGTTCCGGGCATGAGCCGCTGCACGGCGGCTTCGTCGGCCCCGGGATGCTGGACGCCGCGGTGCCCGGCCCGGTGTTCACCTCGCCGACTCCGGACGCGATCCAGGCCGCGGTCACCGCCGCCACCGGTCCGGCCGGGGCACTGCTGATCGTCAAGAATTACACCGGCGACGTGCTGAACTTCGAGACCGCCGCCGAACTGGCCGCCGCGGAGGACCTCGACGTGCGCAGCGTGGTCATCGACGACGACGTGGCGGTCAAGGACTCCACCTTCACCGCTGGCCGCCGCGGTGTCGGCGGCACCGTGCTGCTGGAGAAGATCGTCGGCGCGGCGGCCGAGCGCGGCGACTCTCTCGACCAGGTGGAAGCGCTGGCGCGCAAGGTGATCGGCCAGGTCGCCTCGATCGGGGTGGCGCTGTCCGCGCCGACCGTGCCGCACGTCGGCGAGCCGAGTTTCGACCTCGGCCCGGACGAGATCGAGTTCGGCATCGGCATCCACGGCGAGCCCGGCCGCGAGCGGATCCCGGCCGAGCCGGCCGACGCGCTGGTCGCCCGGATGGTCGAGGCGGTGGTGTCCGACCTGCCGTTCGAGTCCGGCGACCGGGTGCTGTTGTTCACCAACTCGATGGGCGGCACGCCGCAGCTGGAGCTGTACCTCGCGCACGGCATCGCCGAGCGGCTGCTGGCCGAGCGCGGGATCGTGGTCGAGCGCAGGCTGGTCGGCCCGTACATCACCAGCCTGGAAATGCAGGGCATCAGCCTGACGCTGCTGAAACTGGACGACGAGCTGACGCAGCTCTGGGACGCGCCGGTGCGCACGCCCGCGCTGCGATGGGGGATTTGA
- the dhaL gene encoding dihydroxyacetone kinase subunit DhaL, whose product MSCTAGGLAAALRAAAEVISEHRDELVELDRAIGDADHGENMKRGFTAIVSALDTAVPETPAAVAKLAATTLISKVGGAAGPLYGTAFLRASAKLGTAAEIDVPLLREALRAALEGVQARGKAVARDATMVDALLPAIAAADATDGTVADVLAAAADAADGGAESTVDLVPRKGRASYLGERAVGHMDPGARSTALLLRAFAEAAR is encoded by the coding sequence ATGAGCTGCACTGCCGGGGGGCTCGCGGCCGCGTTGCGCGCCGCTGCCGAAGTCATCTCCGAGCACCGCGACGAACTCGTGGAACTCGACCGCGCGATCGGCGACGCCGACCACGGCGAGAACATGAAGCGGGGCTTCACCGCGATCGTCTCCGCGCTGGACACCGCGGTGCCGGAAACACCTGCCGCGGTGGCGAAACTCGCTGCCACCACACTGATCTCGAAGGTCGGCGGCGCGGCTGGCCCGCTGTACGGCACGGCCTTCCTGCGCGCTTCGGCCAAGCTCGGCACCGCGGCGGAGATCGACGTGCCGCTGCTGCGGGAGGCGCTGCGCGCGGCGCTGGAAGGCGTGCAGGCGCGCGGCAAGGCGGTCGCCCGCGACGCGACGATGGTCGACGCGCTGCTTCCGGCGATCGCGGCCGCGGACGCGACGGACGGAACCGTCGCCGACGTGCTGGCCGCGGCAGCGGACGCGGCCGACGGCGGCGCGGAGTCCACTGTGGACTTGGTGCCGCGCAAGGGCCGCGCTTCCTACCTCGGCGAACGCGCGGTCGGGCACATGGACCCCGGCGCGCGTTCGACCGCGCTGCTGCTGCGTGCGTTCGCGGAGGCGGCCCGGTGA
- the dhaM gene encoding dihydroxyacetone kinase phosphoryl donor subunit DhaM, whose translation MSVGIVLVSHSAKLAEGLAELAAQMAPDVRIVPAGGLPDDGGIGTDYDEVVAATQRADSGDGVVLLYDLGSAQMTAELAVESLADPSAAVVVDAPLVEGAVAAAVAAQGGADRKAVGEAAASAGLAPDLAAVELSADGEDGVVQKEFTLANEVGLHARPAAILVRSLASFDAEVSVRLGEQEADAHSVLALMSLGARQGDRIMVRARGQQAAEAVARVAELVESNFGE comes from the coding sequence GTGAGCGTCGGAATCGTTCTCGTGTCGCACAGCGCGAAACTGGCCGAGGGCCTGGCCGAACTGGCCGCCCAGATGGCCCCGGACGTCCGGATCGTCCCGGCCGGCGGGCTGCCCGACGACGGCGGCATCGGCACCGACTACGACGAGGTGGTGGCCGCCACGCAGCGGGCCGATTCCGGCGACGGCGTGGTGCTGCTCTACGACCTCGGCAGCGCGCAGATGACCGCTGAGCTGGCGGTCGAGTCGCTGGCCGATCCGTCGGCGGCGGTCGTGGTCGACGCGCCGCTGGTCGAGGGCGCGGTGGCGGCCGCGGTCGCCGCACAGGGCGGCGCGGACCGCAAGGCGGTCGGCGAGGCCGCGGCGAGTGCCGGTCTCGCGCCCGACCTGGCCGCCGTGGAGCTGTCGGCGGACGGCGAGGACGGCGTGGTGCAGAAGGAGTTCACCCTGGCCAACGAGGTCGGCCTGCACGCGCGGCCGGCCGCTATCCTGGTGCGCAGCCTGGCTTCGTTCGACGCGGAGGTGTCGGTCCGGCTGGGTGAGCAGGAGGCGGACGCGCACAGCGTGCTGGCGCTGATGTCGCTCGGTGCCCGCCAGGGCGACCGGATCATGGTCCGCGCCCGCGGTCAGCAGGCGGCCGAGGCGGTCGCGCGGGTTGCCGAGCTGGTGGAGTCGAACTTCGGGGAGTGA
- a CDS encoding 3-hydroxyacyl-CoA dehydrogenase family protein translates to MAREISTVGVVGLGTMGAGIAEVLARSGLDVVAVELDEAAVERGLGHLRHSTERALAGGKLDEAGREALLSRVRCSTSLTDLSEVDLVIEAIPENLAAKAAVFAELDKVTRPDVVFASNTSSLSITEIGVHTARPGKVVGMHFFNPAPVLKLVEVVRTVVTEPDVVADAVAFAERLGKSPVVIGDRAGFIANALLFGYLNHAVRMYEQRYATREDLDAAMRFGCGYPMGPLALLDLIGLDTAYEILDTMYHQSRNRLHAPAPLLKQMITAGQLGRKSGHGFYAYDAPDSPVVVDSVPSSTVDSAEARPVRSVGVIGTGTMATGIAEVFAKRGFDVVLRARSMEKAQASVAKVKKSLDKAVVRGKLSEEDAAAALSRIRPVTEFEELANADLVVEAVAEELSVKQAVFSALDEVVRPGAVLATTTSSLPVIECAAATSRPGDVVGLHFFNPAPVMKLVEVVSTIATAPDVTATATAVCTAVGKHPVHCGDRAGFIVNALLFPYLNDAVKMLEAHYASADDIDTAMKVGCGLPMGPFELLDVVGLDVSLAIERTLFNEFREEGYAPAPLLEHLVTAGRLGRKTGKGFKDY, encoded by the coding sequence GTGGCACGGGAAATCTCGACGGTCGGTGTGGTCGGACTGGGCACGATGGGCGCGGGCATCGCCGAGGTGCTCGCGCGCAGCGGGCTCGACGTGGTCGCGGTCGAGCTGGACGAGGCGGCGGTCGAACGCGGCCTCGGGCACCTGCGGCATTCCACCGAGCGGGCGCTGGCCGGCGGGAAGCTCGACGAGGCGGGCCGGGAGGCGTTGCTCAGCCGGGTCCGCTGTTCCACGTCGCTGACCGACCTGTCCGAAGTGGACCTGGTGATCGAGGCGATCCCGGAGAATCTCGCGGCGAAGGCCGCGGTGTTCGCCGAACTGGACAAGGTGACCAGGCCGGACGTGGTGTTCGCGTCCAACACGTCGTCGCTGTCGATCACCGAGATCGGCGTGCACACCGCGCGGCCGGGCAAGGTCGTCGGGATGCACTTCTTCAACCCGGCGCCGGTGCTCAAGCTGGTCGAGGTCGTGCGCACGGTGGTGACCGAGCCGGACGTGGTCGCCGACGCGGTGGCCTTCGCCGAGCGGCTGGGCAAGTCGCCGGTGGTGATCGGCGACCGGGCCGGGTTCATCGCGAACGCGCTGCTGTTCGGCTACCTCAACCACGCGGTCCGGATGTACGAGCAGCGCTACGCGACTCGGGAGGACCTCGACGCGGCGATGCGGTTCGGCTGCGGGTACCCGATGGGCCCGCTCGCGCTGCTCGACCTGATCGGGCTGGACACCGCGTACGAAATCCTCGACACGATGTATCACCAGTCGCGGAATCGGCTGCACGCGCCGGCTCCGTTGCTGAAGCAGATGATCACTGCCGGGCAGCTGGGCCGCAAGAGCGGGCACGGCTTCTACGCTTACGACGCGCCGGATTCGCCGGTCGTGGTCGACTCGGTCCCTTCATCCACTGTGGACTCCGCGGAAGCGCGTCCGGTGCGCTCGGTCGGCGTGATCGGCACCGGCACGATGGCCACCGGCATCGCGGAAGTGTTCGCCAAGCGCGGGTTCGACGTCGTGCTGCGGGCGCGGAGCATGGAGAAGGCGCAAGCGTCGGTCGCGAAGGTGAAAAAGTCGCTGGACAAGGCCGTGGTGCGGGGCAAACTCTCCGAAGAGGACGCGGCGGCCGCGCTGTCCCGGATCCGCCCGGTGACCGAGTTCGAGGAACTGGCGAACGCCGACCTCGTCGTGGAGGCGGTCGCCGAGGAGCTTTCGGTCAAACAGGCGGTGTTTTCGGCGCTGGACGAGGTCGTGCGGCCGGGCGCGGTGCTCGCCACCACGACGTCGTCGCTCCCGGTCATCGAATGCGCGGCGGCGACTTCCCGGCCCGGCGACGTGGTCGGGTTGCACTTCTTCAACCCGGCTCCGGTGATGAAGCTGGTGGAAGTGGTGTCGACGATCGCGACCGCGCCGGACGTCACCGCGACCGCGACCGCGGTGTGCACGGCGGTCGGCAAGCATCCGGTGCACTGCGGCGACCGGGCCGGATTCATCGTGAACGCCCTGCTGTTCCCGTATCTCAACGACGCGGTGAAGATGCTGGAGGCGCACTACGCGTCGGCGGACGACATCGACACCGCGATGAAGGTCGGTTGCGGTCTGCCGATGGGACCGTTCGAGCTGCTGGACGTGGTCGGCCTCGACGTCTCGCTGGCGATCGAGCGGACGCTCTTCAACGAGTTCCGCGAGGAAGGGTACGCGCCCGCGCCGCTGCTGGAGCATCTCGTGACCGCCGGACGGCTGGGCCGCAAGACCGGCAAGGGGTTCAAGGACTACTGA